A single genomic interval of Microbacterium hydrocarbonoxydans harbors:
- a CDS encoding SIMPL domain-containing protein: MSDVTVTVRGEHEARLAPERATIRVSVRAEGPERAAVVDRVMRLAEPVRESITARQEGGSVVDWSSKRLSVRADRPWNNEGKRLAPVYYASIDLTATFAEASELSIWVSDVSPWDGVELGWVDWHLTPETTARVEREVAAEAVRVAVARAQAYATALGLGDVVPLEIADVGLIAPTPTQPMAGMAKARGAALMSADAGGGSMEYEPDEIVISATVEARFLAR, translated from the coding sequence ATGAGCGATGTCACCGTCACCGTCCGCGGCGAGCACGAAGCGCGTCTAGCCCCCGAACGCGCCACCATCCGCGTCAGCGTGCGAGCCGAGGGCCCCGAGCGTGCGGCCGTCGTCGATCGCGTCATGCGACTCGCCGAGCCCGTGCGCGAGAGCATCACCGCGCGCCAGGAGGGCGGCTCGGTCGTGGACTGGAGCAGCAAGCGACTGTCGGTGCGCGCCGACCGCCCCTGGAACAACGAGGGAAAGCGGCTGGCGCCCGTGTACTACGCGAGCATCGATCTGACCGCGACTTTCGCCGAGGCATCCGAGCTCTCGATCTGGGTGTCCGATGTCTCCCCCTGGGACGGCGTCGAGCTCGGCTGGGTCGACTGGCACCTGACGCCGGAGACCACGGCGCGCGTGGAGCGCGAGGTGGCAGCCGAGGCGGTCAGGGTCGCCGTCGCACGAGCCCAGGCATACGCGACGGCACTGGGACTCGGCGATGTCGTCCCCCTCGAGATCGCCGATGTCGGGCTCATCGCGCCCACGCCCACGCAGCCCATGGCCGGTATGGCGAAGGCACGAGGCGCCGCACTCATGTCGGCCGACGCCGGCGGCGGCTCGATGGAGTACGAACCCGACGAGATCGTGATCTCCGCGACGGTCGAGGCGCGATTCCTCGCACGCTGA
- the hflX gene encoding GTPase HflX: MTETSTPSTGDEAVDRVLANAEKRTEARVFGAAQALQDDATASHASSDGDQWDLEDRHALRRVGGLSTELEDVTEVEYRQLRLENVVLVGVYPQGAQEDAENSLRELAALAETAGAVVLDGVLQRRPHPDAATYIGRGKAQELKDIVAATGADTVIADTELAPSQRRALEDVVKVKVIDRTTVILDIFSQHAKSREGKAQVELAQLEYLLPRLRGWGDSMSRQAGGQVGAGGAGMGSRGPGETKIELDRRRIRTKMALLRRQIRDFGPAREAKRAERKRNTIPSVAIAGYTNAGKSSLLNALTSAGVLVENALFATLDATVRRSETSDGRVYTLTDTVGFVRNLPHQLVEAFRSTLEEVGDADVVLHVVDGSHPDPAGQLQTVRDVMGDVGVRDMPELVVFNKADLIDDGERLVLQGLEPKAHFVSSRSGEGIEELRAAIEEALPKPAIEVHAVVPYDRGDLVAAIHETGMLLSVDHSEEGTVVHARVSERLAADLAPFAAGV, translated from the coding sequence ATGACGGAGACCAGCACACCCTCCACCGGTGACGAAGCAGTCGATCGCGTGCTCGCGAATGCCGAGAAGCGGACGGAGGCTCGTGTCTTCGGCGCCGCACAGGCGCTGCAGGACGACGCGACCGCGTCCCACGCGTCCTCGGACGGCGACCAGTGGGACCTCGAGGACCGCCACGCGCTGCGGCGAGTCGGTGGCCTCTCCACGGAGCTCGAAGACGTCACCGAGGTCGAGTACCGCCAACTGCGCCTCGAGAACGTGGTGCTCGTCGGCGTGTATCCGCAGGGCGCTCAGGAGGATGCCGAGAACTCCCTCCGTGAGCTGGCGGCCCTGGCGGAGACGGCCGGAGCAGTGGTGCTCGACGGCGTGCTCCAGCGACGGCCGCATCCCGACGCCGCGACCTACATCGGACGCGGCAAGGCTCAGGAGCTCAAGGACATCGTCGCCGCGACCGGTGCTGACACCGTCATCGCCGACACTGAGCTGGCCCCCAGCCAGCGACGCGCCCTCGAAGACGTGGTCAAGGTCAAGGTGATCGACCGCACCACCGTGATCCTCGACATCTTCAGCCAGCACGCGAAGAGCCGCGAGGGCAAGGCGCAGGTCGAGCTCGCGCAGCTCGAGTACCTGCTGCCGCGTCTGCGCGGGTGGGGTGACTCGATGAGCCGCCAGGCGGGTGGCCAGGTCGGCGCGGGCGGTGCCGGTATGGGGTCGCGTGGTCCGGGTGAGACGAAGATCGAGCTCGACAGGCGCCGCATCCGCACCAAGATGGCGCTGCTGCGTCGGCAGATCCGGGACTTCGGCCCTGCTCGCGAAGCGAAGCGGGCTGAGCGCAAGCGCAACACGATCCCGTCCGTGGCCATCGCCGGCTACACGAACGCGGGAAAGTCGAGCCTCCTGAATGCGCTCACGAGCGCCGGGGTCCTCGTCGAGAACGCCCTGTTCGCGACCCTGGACGCGACGGTGCGCCGCTCGGAGACCTCGGACGGCCGCGTGTACACACTGACCGACACCGTCGGCTTCGTCCGCAACCTGCCTCATCAGCTGGTGGAGGCGTTCCGTTCGACGCTCGAAGAGGTCGGCGATGCCGACGTCGTGCTGCACGTCGTGGACGGGTCGCACCCGGATCCGGCCGGTCAGCTCCAGACGGTCCGCGATGTGATGGGCGATGTCGGCGTGCGTGACATGCCCGAGCTCGTGGTCTTCAACAAGGCCGACCTCATCGACGACGGCGAGCGTCTCGTGCTGCAGGGCCTCGAGCCCAAGGCGCATTTCGTGTCGTCACGATCGGGGGAGGGCATCGAGGAGCTGCGTGCGGCGATCGAAGAGGCTCTCCCGAAGCCGGCGATCGAAGTGCACGCGGTGGTGCCGTACGACCGTGGAGACCTGGTAGCGGCGATCCATGAGACCGGGATGCTGTTGTCGGTGGATCACAGCGAGGAGGGCACCGTCGTGCATGCGAGAGTGTCCGAGCGTCTCGCTGCCGACCTCGCCCCGTTCGCCGCGGGAGTCTGA
- a CDS encoding class I SAM-dependent methyltransferase, whose translation MGSDHYFTAAPASPENLRTIRVTLAGRELDVTTAGGVFSPDRLDAGTAVLLANMPPVPPGGHLLDLGSGWGPITLSMALAAPHATVWAVDVNERALDLVRRNAAAHGLTNVNASLPQDVPADVTFRSIRSNPPIRVGKNELHGLLEKWIPRLDERSDAWLVVQRNLGADSLQRWIGATFQPGFSVYRTATAKGYRVLKVRKHGTPPTEPISVV comes from the coding sequence ATGGGGTCCGACCATTACTTCACCGCGGCCCCGGCAAGCCCCGAGAACCTGCGTACGATCCGTGTGACGCTCGCAGGCCGTGAGCTGGACGTCACAACCGCTGGTGGCGTCTTCAGCCCGGATCGGCTGGATGCCGGTACTGCCGTCCTTCTCGCAAACATGCCTCCCGTCCCGCCGGGAGGTCACCTTCTCGACCTCGGAAGCGGGTGGGGACCGATCACGCTCTCGATGGCACTCGCCGCTCCGCACGCCACCGTGTGGGCGGTCGATGTGAACGAGCGAGCCCTGGATCTCGTGCGTCGGAACGCAGCGGCTCATGGTCTCACCAATGTCAACGCGTCATTGCCGCAGGATGTTCCCGCCGACGTCACGTTCCGCTCGATACGGTCGAACCCGCCGATCCGGGTCGGCAAGAACGAACTGCACGGACTGCTGGAGAAGTGGATCCCGCGCCTCGACGAGCGCAGCGATGCCTGGCTGGTCGTGCAGCGCAATCTCGGTGCCGACTCGCTGCAGCGCTGGATCGGGGCGACGTTCCAGCCGGGATTCAGCGTGTACCGCACAGCGACGGCCAAGGGCTACCGCGTGCTGAAGGTGCGCAAGCACGGCACTCCCCCGACCGAGCCGATCTCCGTCGTCTGA
- the dapF gene encoding diaminopimelate epimerase, with protein sequence MVAFTKGHGTGNDFVIIADPDGALELTSEQVAVLCDRHFGIGADGILRVVRSVAIPDGAAALAEEPAAEWFMDYRNADGSIAEMCGNGIRVFAHFLVRSGLATIEPGSTLPIGTRAGVRDVTRSETGYQVDLGLWKLSGDDPLVTADGLPVARPGLGIDVGNPHVVVALASDAELSSLELHRSPLLDPELPAGANVEFVVPGEPLVRDGIGHVTMRVSERGVGETLSCGTGVAATALAVRYWAGDKAPNHWRVEVPGGTLGVRMFPAEDGEHVALSGPAQLVFSGEIDLI encoded by the coding sequence ATGGTCGCATTCACCAAAGGGCACGGCACCGGCAACGACTTCGTCATCATCGCCGATCCGGACGGCGCTCTCGAATTGACCTCGGAGCAGGTCGCCGTGTTGTGCGATCGGCACTTCGGCATCGGCGCAGACGGCATTCTGAGGGTCGTCCGCTCGGTGGCCATTCCCGATGGCGCCGCAGCGCTGGCCGAGGAGCCCGCAGCGGAATGGTTCATGGACTATCGCAACGCCGACGGCTCGATCGCCGAGATGTGCGGCAACGGCATCCGTGTCTTCGCGCACTTTCTGGTGCGCTCGGGACTCGCGACGATCGAGCCCGGCTCCACGCTCCCGATCGGAACGCGAGCGGGCGTGCGCGACGTGACCCGCAGTGAGACCGGGTATCAGGTCGACCTGGGCCTCTGGAAGCTGTCCGGCGACGATCCGCTCGTCACGGCCGACGGACTGCCGGTCGCTCGGCCGGGTCTCGGCATCGACGTCGGGAATCCGCATGTCGTGGTCGCTCTCGCGTCCGACGCAGAACTCTCCTCGCTCGAGCTGCACCGGTCGCCGCTGCTCGATCCCGAGCTGCCGGCGGGGGCGAACGTCGAGTTCGTCGTCCCCGGTGAGCCGCTCGTGCGTGATGGCATCGGCCACGTCACCATGCGCGTGTCGGAGCGCGGTGTGGGCGAGACCCTGAGCTGCGGCACCGGGGTCGCAGCAACGGCCCTGGCTGTGCGGTACTGGGCCGGCGACAAAGCGCCGAACCACTGGCGCGTGGAGGTTCCCGGCGGCACGCTGGGGGTCCGGATGTTCCCGGCGGAGGACGGTGAGCACGTCGCGCTGTCCGGCCCGGCGCAGCTCGTCTTCAGCGGCGAGATCGACCTGATCTGA
- a CDS encoding dihydrofolate reductase family protein, translated as MATHFYTASSLDGFIATEEHSLDWLLKQDIDQDGPMAYPAFEQTIGALAMGASTFEWVMRHEDGRWGYTQPTWVFTHRSLAVPEGADVRLTSGDVADVHAEMVTAAGGKDLWVVGGGGLAGQFADAGLLDEVWVQYAPVTLGSGAPLLPRQLDLELLDVARNRNFLCGRYRVLRG; from the coding sequence ATGGCGACGCACTTCTACACCGCAAGCAGTCTCGACGGTTTCATCGCGACCGAGGAGCATTCGCTGGACTGGCTCCTGAAGCAGGACATCGACCAGGACGGCCCGATGGCCTATCCGGCGTTCGAGCAGACGATCGGCGCCCTCGCGATGGGCGCGTCCACGTTCGAATGGGTCATGCGTCACGAAGACGGACGCTGGGGCTACACGCAGCCGACGTGGGTGTTCACCCATCGATCTCTGGCGGTGCCGGAGGGAGCAGATGTTCGCCTGACGAGCGGTGACGTCGCAGACGTGCACGCCGAGATGGTCACTGCCGCAGGGGGCAAGGATCTGTGGGTCGTCGGCGGAGGAGGCCTCGCGGGGCAGTTCGCGGATGCGGGACTCCTCGACGAGGTGTGGGTGCAGTATGCGCCGGTGACGCTGGGGTCGGGAGCTCCGCTGCTGCCGAGACAGCTCGACCTCGAGCTTCTCGACGTCGCGCGCAACCGCAACTTCCTCTGCGGGCGCTATCGCGTGCTGCGGGGCTGA
- the miaA gene encoding tRNA (adenosine(37)-N6)-dimethylallyltransferase MiaA: MTTPSASTSEGQRLWAIVGATGTGKSDLALDLADALRREGNAAEIVNADAMQLYRGMDIGTAKLPVDERRSIPHHLFDVREVRDDAAVAWYQPRARQAVFDIWSRGGDAILVGGSGLYVSSVIYDFRFPPRDPTVRRRLESELEAHGAAALLERLRALDPETARRVDPRNDRRIVRALEVIEQGGTTHGAALPEKPTLWHADTRVIGLHVDRSALVERLDARVDRMWESGLVDEVRMLREQGLEAGTTAPRAIGYAQALGQLDGRLSESEAIAETQALTRRYARRQASWFKRYPEIRWLEPPVDAEALLRG, encoded by the coding sequence GTGACCACCCCGAGCGCGAGTACGTCCGAGGGGCAGCGCCTCTGGGCGATCGTCGGCGCGACGGGAACCGGCAAGAGCGACCTCGCGCTCGATCTCGCCGATGCTCTCCGACGGGAGGGCAACGCCGCGGAGATCGTCAACGCGGATGCGATGCAGCTCTACCGCGGGATGGACATCGGCACGGCCAAGCTGCCGGTCGACGAGCGCCGTAGCATCCCACACCACCTGTTCGACGTGAGGGAGGTTCGGGACGACGCCGCCGTGGCCTGGTATCAGCCGCGAGCGCGTCAGGCCGTCTTCGACATCTGGAGCCGTGGAGGCGACGCGATCCTGGTCGGCGGCTCCGGTCTATACGTGTCCAGCGTGATCTACGACTTCCGGTTCCCGCCGCGTGATCCGACGGTCCGCAGGCGACTCGAGAGCGAACTCGAGGCCCACGGAGCGGCCGCGCTGCTCGAGCGTCTGCGCGCGCTCGACCCCGAGACGGCGCGCCGCGTCGACCCCCGCAACGACAGGCGCATCGTCCGCGCGCTGGAGGTCATCGAACAGGGCGGCACGACCCACGGCGCGGCGCTCCCGGAGAAGCCGACGCTGTGGCACGCCGACACCAGGGTGATCGGCCTGCACGTGGACCGCTCCGCCCTCGTCGAACGGCTCGACGCGCGCGTCGACCGGATGTGGGAGTCCGGCCTGGTGGATGAGGTGCGGATGCTGCGCGAGCAGGGACTCGAAGCCGGCACGACTGCTCCGCGCGCCATCGGGTACGCACAGGCACTCGGTCAGCTGGACGGTCGTCTGAGCGAGTCGGAGGCGATCGCGGAGACTCAGGCGCTCACCCGTCGCTATGCGCGTCGTCAGGCCTCCTGGTTCAAGCGCTACCCCGAGATCAGGTGGCTCGAACCGCCCGTGGACGCCGAAGCGCTCCTGCGGGGCTGA
- the miaB gene encoding tRNA (N6-isopentenyl adenosine(37)-C2)-methylthiotransferase MiaB — MTIPRSEPTIISSSSAAFDLDGRQRSYEVRTFGCQMNVHDSERLSGSLESAGYVRAAVGDEPDVVIINTCAVRDNAAGKLYGTLGQLAAVKRRKDGMQIAVGGCLAQMDKQAVLDKAPWVDVVFGTHNMGSLPGLLERARHNGDAELEILESLEVFPSTLPTKRDSAHSGWVSISVGCNNTCTFCIVPSLRGKEKDRRPGDILNEIRLLVDDGAIEVTLLGQNVNSYGVEFGDRQAFGKLLRAAGEIDGLERIRFTSPHPAAFTDDVIDAMAETPAVMPQLHMPLQSGSDRILKAMRRSYRSERFLGILDRVRERIPHAAITTDIIVGFPGETDEDFEDTMRVVEQARFSSAFTFQYSIREGTPAATMEDQVPKAVVQERYNRLLALQERISLEENQKQVGREVEVLVSTGEGKKDAETHRLTGRGEDNRLVHFEVTPGSAVPRPGDVVTVTVTHAAPFHLLADDPSGAPLRIRRTRGGDAWDRAQADSCAVPAPAADGAPRAVSLGLPTLRIGV, encoded by the coding sequence ATGACTATCCCTCGCAGTGAGCCGACGATCATCAGCTCGTCGTCGGCAGCATTCGACCTCGACGGACGGCAGCGTTCGTACGAGGTGCGCACCTTCGGGTGCCAGATGAACGTCCACGATTCGGAGCGCCTGTCGGGGTCGCTCGAGAGCGCCGGGTATGTGCGCGCCGCCGTCGGCGACGAGCCCGATGTCGTGATCATCAACACCTGCGCCGTGCGCGACAACGCGGCGGGGAAGCTTTACGGAACCCTGGGCCAGCTCGCTGCGGTGAAGCGGCGAAAGGACGGCATGCAGATCGCCGTCGGCGGCTGTCTGGCGCAGATGGACAAGCAGGCCGTTCTCGACAAGGCACCGTGGGTCGACGTCGTCTTCGGGACTCACAACATGGGCTCGCTCCCGGGGCTTCTCGAGCGGGCACGTCACAACGGTGACGCGGAGTTGGAGATCCTCGAGTCGCTCGAGGTCTTCCCGTCCACGCTCCCGACCAAGCGGGATTCCGCGCACAGCGGCTGGGTGTCGATCTCGGTCGGCTGCAACAACACCTGCACCTTCTGCATCGTCCCGAGCCTGCGAGGCAAGGAGAAGGACCGTCGTCCTGGCGACATCCTGAACGAGATCCGGCTGCTCGTCGATGACGGGGCGATCGAGGTCACGCTCCTCGGGCAGAACGTGAACTCGTACGGCGTCGAGTTCGGCGACCGGCAGGCGTTCGGCAAGCTGCTCCGTGCCGCGGGCGAGATCGACGGACTCGAGCGCATCCGCTTCACGAGCCCGCACCCTGCCGCCTTCACCGACGACGTCATCGATGCGATGGCCGAGACGCCGGCCGTCATGCCGCAGCTCCACATGCCTCTGCAGTCGGGGAGCGACCGGATCCTCAAGGCGATGCGCCGCTCGTACCGCAGCGAACGCTTCCTCGGGATCCTCGATCGGGTTCGCGAGCGGATCCCGCACGCGGCGATCACCACGGACATCATCGTCGGCTTCCCCGGTGAGACCGACGAGGACTTCGAAGACACGATGAGAGTCGTCGAGCAGGCGCGCTTCTCGAGCGCGTTCACCTTCCAGTACTCGATCCGCGAGGGCACGCCGGCGGCGACGATGGAAGACCAGGTGCCCAAGGCGGTCGTGCAGGAACGCTACAACCGCCTTCTCGCCCTGCAGGAGCGGATCTCGCTCGAAGAGAACCAGAAGCAGGTCGGCCGCGAAGTCGAGGTGCTCGTATCGACGGGTGAGGGCAAGAAGGATGCGGAGACGCACCGCCTCACCGGCCGCGGCGAGGACAACCGCCTCGTGCACTTCGAGGTCACCCCCGGTTCGGCGGTGCCGCGCCCTGGAGACGTCGTCACGGTGACCGTCACCCACGCGGCTCCCTTCCACCTGCTCGCCGACGACCCCTCAGGGGCTCCGTTGCGAATCCGACGCACTCGTGGCGGAGACGCCTGGGATCGTGCGCAGGCGGACTCGTGCGCTGTGCCAGCCCCGGCTGCCGACGGCGCGCCCCGCGCCGTCTCCCTCGGGCTTCCGACGCTGCGCATCGGCGTGTGA